Genomic segment of Panicum virgatum strain AP13 chromosome 2K, P.virgatum_v5, whole genome shotgun sequence:
ACCTCATTCGTTTTGAAGGTCACTATAAAGGAGGCCATAAATTGAGTCTATGAGCTTTAGTATAAATTTGTGATGGAATCAAATTAGTATCTTGCCATGATCATGATtccgaaagaaaattaaaaatacTGAGCTTATAGCTTACCATGATTAAATGTTCATGGATAAAGGTATGTACTGAGATTAAGGTGGAAAAGTTACTATCCTAATACTTAAGTGGATGGTGCTCTACTAAGTAAAGTGGCGATTAGAATATGCTACTAATATTGTGAGATTTCCTATAATcattaaattaaatttaaagTAATTTTGGTGAAAGCCTCTTATGTTTTGGGCATCAATGTACACTAAGATTGGACAAGAAAGTGTTAGGATCATCACTTGAGATGTAAGTTGTCTAAAGTGATACAATAAGAATAAATATTAAGATATGCTGTTCTATTAGCAAATTATGTCTAATACCCTAAGAATAAAGTTGAGATAAAGTTAAGGAAGACGTTCCTTATGCTTCAATTTTTTGAAGCTTATGCATGAGTCTCTAAGTGATTGACTTTGCATTTGTAAGCCGGAAATTCTTATGTGTTTAATATTATCCAAAAGAGGTCCATTGGATAATGTACAAGACACCATAGCATGCTtatttattataaattatttagcTAAGAGTTCTGTAAGAGTGTATGGATGTAAAAGTGCACATTAGATTATGTCCTTCGTTCTTGCAGAAAAGAGCAATAATATTGAGAGCTCTAAGCAAACTTGGCATAATGAAAAGTTGAGATTGCATAAGGCATGTTCTAAGTTATCAAGCTTTAGAATTATATTCCGGTGTTAAGTTTATGGACAGCAAATTGATACTGCTATGATTGCGGTATTCATTCGAGTAACAACATAATTATTGATGATGTTTAGACTACTGATGATTAAATATTATGTTGTGAAAGAAAGGTCCCAGGATCAACTTATTAAAGTTAAAGAAATAAGTTGAGTTTATGCTAGCAAATATTATTCAAGACTTGTCACTCATCCCATTTAATTTTTCGCGAAATTAAGTATGGGATTTGGGAACagtcttggacctgattctggATACATGATCATTCCCAAATAAGTAATAAGCGTTCTATCGAGGTATTGCAGTGAACTGTGGGTAATGGAGTCCCGGTAGTGAATTAAATACTACTGACGACGCATTGGTCCGGTCTTACTGTTGTACTGAGTGTGAACATAAGTTTAAAGCGAACCTAAGTTGTTAACCGTTAgatcaagtgggagaatgttggaaatttGTGATCTCAGGATAACAACCTAGATCTGCATGGCAAATAATTTCCACAAATTAGAGATATCATACCAAATAAGTCATGTACCGTGATTGACAGGTACACCTAACATTTCCATCTATAAGTCGGCCCCGGTCCCACAATGCTGTATATAAATATGAGGTAGAGGGGAACCCTCTCTAACCCTAATCAGTTAATCTCGCGATTAGCAAAACACCAATCAATTAGGGCACTGGAGGGGCTGGAAGCACGACTTCTTCATCTACTTCGTGGCAGGCACCGACGGGAGTTGCTGCTCTTCATCGACATTAAGATCTTCATCAACAAGAGATCTAAATATCTCCAATTGGTGAAGATTAAAGTCTACTTCATCTACATCAGCCCTAATACTACAACTACAGAGGCGTTCATGGATTCAAAAGGTTCTGGTCAGtattaatctaattaattccgcattaagtaattagtgatcatgattagacTAAGCTAAGATCCTATTTATGGATAATTAAATCTAACACATGCCGCCTTTTCTTTTGCGAGATCTAATTTGGAGTGGAAGACAACCTGCTCGGTCAACCCATGATCGATCAGATCCATCAGCACCTTGATCGATCAGGAGAGGTCAACCATCCGTGCCTGTGATAACCTGCTGCTACTTGCATGGCAGCACGGTTGATCTGATGAGCATGGGCGCAGTCAGATTCGTTCTTCGTCCAACACCGTATCTTCAAGCTGCAGCGGTGGCAACGGcgaccttttcttcttcttcttccctcgtGAGCTAAGCGCGCATTAACTCTGCTGCACCTGCCCCAAGTTGCTTCATCCAACTACGTCAGACCTTGTGACATGCGACTTGCGAGGCAAATGCAACTATGCAAGTCGTCGTCTCTCCGGATCCGGGGCACGCGCGAGCGAGGTAAAGTTTTAGTTTCAAACGCAGCCTCCGGCAGGCAGCAGTCAGACACTATACGGCCGACATCGATCGATGATCGATCAGTGGGTTCCTTTGGCAACAAGGAATTTGGATTGTGATTTAATTTAGCAAGTGCCGCTGAATTAACTAGCACTGATGTCTGATCTGTAGAATCAATTAAGCGCTCGAGTTTGTTAAACCCAAACCATCTGCTGAATTTCCCCCTGAAACGCTAGTAGAGTCTAGAACAAAAGAAAACTTATTAGTATCCTATATATATAGCCGGCCAATAATAATTATAAGCAAATGATAGGATTTGTGGTACTGAAATCTCTATGAAAAAGTAAAAGATCGACTCGGTCTGTAGGCCGGCCATGCACATCGTTCTtcccatcgccggcgacgcagccggccccggccgccccggccggcccatGCCATGCTATTCACCGCTCCATCTGACTCCAGCCTGCTGTTGACTTTGTTGCCGCGCACGTCTTGGCAAGCTAGCGGCAGCCTATGTTAGAGGAGCGCCCAACGCCGATCGCCGCGAGAACGGCAAAAAACAGAGCTCCGCCGAGGGGTCAACGGTGAAGTCCCACCTCCGGCGATCCCCGTAGCGAAACTCCGCGCGTAATTGGTGGTCTACCTCTCGCTCGTGCTCACACACTAGCCAGCCCCTCGAATTAGCAAGCACACAGAGCGAATTTGAGatggcgggaggaagaagatgaacagtgcCCGCGGGACAATTTGCGCTCAAACGCTCGGCGACGGACGCCGTTCTTCAATTGCTTGCGGTGACTTGACCACAAGGTTACAACGGGGCTTTATAGCCCGATGGACGCACCCACGACCCACCCATTGCCCTGGAACACCGGCACGAGCCGCCGGCTCCTCCACGGCGCGCACGACGCGCTCAAACGCATGCGCCAAGCTCCGAGGATGCCGCGGCCAATACGGGCGCTCCAACGGCCACCGTCCTCCGCGCGACCAACACGGATAGTTCCCTGATCACGGCTTCACGATCGCACACACGATCAACGCGACGGCCGCGTGCACGCACACGCTGCCGCATTCGACACCCGCGCGCACATCGCCCtggcgcgcacacacacagcCATCCACGAACACGATCGTGCGCACGCACACTCCAGCGTCGTGCACACCCACACAGCGCCGGGTTTATTCCTAACAATCTCCCTCTAAACACGGCGCCGTACGCCGCTCAAagcagcgccgcctcctcgtcggcTTTGGCGAGCAATGCCTCCTCCTTCTTCGGCTTGCGGCAATCCCGCGCGAAGTGCCCGCGAAcgccgcagttgaagcacctCCCGATCCCGGACTTCGCCTTGTGCCGCGCCTTCCATTCCGCCTCCGTGAGCAGAAGTTTCTCATCACCACCGTGACCACCGGACGGCGCCTGTCCACCAGTGATCTGAGCGCGCCGCCGAGACCGCTCGTCGAAGGCCTTTAGCCGCCCGAGCGCCTCCTCGAACGCCATCTTCTCGACGTCACAGAACTGCTCgatccccgccaccgccgggtaCAGGTGATCGGGCACGGTGTCGagcagcttcttcaccatggcgGCGTCGTCGAGCGTGGACCCGAGGCCGGCGAACTTCGCGGCCATGCCGCTAATCTTCCCGGCGTAGTCGTCCAGCGCATCCCCGTCCACCATGCACAGCTTGTCGAAGTCCCCCTTGAGCGTGGCGAGGCGCGCCGTCTTGACACGATCGGCGCCAACGAACCTCGTTTTGAGGCTCTCCCAAACCTCCTTCGCCGTCTTCTTCGTGGACACCTGCATGAGGATATCCTCGGGCAGTGCTTGAAGGAGCTGCGCGCGCACCGTCTTGTTCTTCCTTGCGTCGACCTCAGCGTCTGCCGCCGGAGCCACGGCCTCCCAGAGGCCCTGCGCGTCGAGGATGGCCTCCACCTTGATCGCCCACGCCGTGTAGCTCGCTGGCGACAGCACCGGGTAGGACATTGACACCGAGCCCCCCCGGCACCCTGCGGAACCAATGCCATAGCTTCGGGCTCGAGGTAGTAGCGCAGGATCTTGGGCATGTACCGGCTCTGATGCCAATTGTTAGAGGAGCGCCCAACGCCGATCGCCGCGAGAACGGCAAAAAACAGAGCTCCGCCGAGGGGTCAACGGTGAAGTCCCACCTCCAGCGATCCCCGTAGCGAAACTCCGCGCGCAATTGGTGGTCTACCTCTCGCTCGTGCTCACACACTAGCCAGCCCCTCGAATTAGCAAGCACACAGCGAATTTGAGATGACGGGAGGAAAAAGATGAACAGTGCCGCGGGGCAATTCGCGCTCAAACGCTCGGCGACGGACGCCGTTCTTCAATTGCTTGCGGTGACTTGACCACGAGGTTACAACGGGGCTTTATAGCCCGGTGGACGCTCCCACGACCCGCCCATTGCCCTGGAACACCGGCATGAGCCGCCGGCTCCGCCACGGCGTGCACGACGCGCTCAAACACATGCGCCATGCTCCGAGGATGCCGCGGCCAATACAGGCGCTCCAACGGCCACCGTCCTCCGCACGACCAACGCGGACAGTTCCCTGATCACAGCTCCACGATCGCACACACGATCAACACGACGGCCGCGTGCACGCACACGCTGCCGCAATCGACACCCGCGCGCACATGGCCCtggcgcgcacacacacagcCAGCCACGAATGCGATCGCGCGCACGCACACTCCAGCGTCGTGCACACCCACACAGCGCCGGGTTTATTCCTAACAGCCTAGAGCCTTCCTGCTGCTTCTTCGCGTCCCTGAAGCTTGCCATACTAGGCGTTGGCGTGCTCTAGGCTGGATCCACGCCACAAGCTCGTCTCCGTCGGATCCAGGCTACACGGAACGAAACGGCAGGCGCACAACGCCCCCGACACCCTCGCCGGCACGGCAACAACAGCCTGCAGAGGCTGCAGGCACGGCCAAACGGCCACCGCCACCCCAGATGCAGCCGCccccccgcgccgcccgtcccgTCTCACACCACGAAACGGAGCCCCCCACTTGCGCGCGAGCTCGCCCCGTGCCCCGCCCCAAAAGAACACCCCACCCGTCGTACTCCCCCGCGAGGCCGCGAGAACCGCTCCCGCGCCGCGAACCAGCGCGACGCCGCGCCCCCGCTGGCTTCTGACCACCGACGCCATGTCACGTTCCTGTCATCGTCAACCGCCACGCCGACCCGACCCTCGCGCAGTTGCCCTGGCACTCGCCACGCCCGTCCATGTAAAACCTCCTCGAGTCGTTAGATTCCCCGCGTATAAAACGGAGACTGCTCGCCCTCGCACCCACCAACTGAGCTTTGCCTGCCACGAACCCTGGTTGCTAGCTCGCTGCTTCAACGTTCGCGTTCAAGCTCGCTCGCTGcctcgtcggccgccgccgcgcgcgctcgctcgctcgaggCATGGCGGATGGCCTGCTGCGGTGGCTCTGCGTGCTcccggggcggcggtggcgtcgtcGCCGCGgggggcgcgcggcgcggctagTGCTGTGGGGCGGGGAGGCGCGGGCGGCCGATcccgggacggcggcgggggagctCTTGGCGGAGCACGCCGGCTGCGTGGTGTGCCGCGCTGAGGGGTTCCGGATCGGCCGCCCCGTGCCGGTGCTCGACATCGAGGACCGCCTCGAGGCCGGGCGCACGTACCTCGTCGTCCCCGTGGACCGCCTTCCGTGCGGCGGAACGGACGGGGTCGTCACCGCGGCGTTGCTCACGGCGCTCTCGCACGCCGGCGGAGgcaagtcgtcgtcgtcgtccgcccCGACGACGTCGCTGGCCGGAGGCTCCAGAAGCCCGTTCGAGTACGTGAAGGACGAGGACGGCCGCACGGTGATCAGGGTCACGGAGGAGTTCATCGTGAGGGCCGTCACGGGCGGTGGTGGCAAGCCGCGCGATCgggacgccgacgccggcgggTGCGGGGCGCTTTGCAGCACGCCGGAGCTGAGGAAGCACTACGAGCAGCTGGTGGGCGCTGCGAGGGGGCGGCCGTGGTCGCCGCGGCTGGACACGATCAAGGAGCGAAAAGGGCGGAGGCTCGTGGACGTCGTGAGCCCGGGGAGGCTGTCGCCGGTGAGGCTGCTGGGGATGGACAAGGGACTCTCCAGCTAGTAGGATAGAGCTAGAGA
This window contains:
- the LOC120696255 gene encoding uncharacterized protein LOC120696255 gives rise to the protein MADGLLRWLCVLPGRRWRRRRGGRAARLVLWGGEARAADPGTAAGELLAEHAGCVVCRAEGFRIGRPVPVLDIEDRLEAGRTYLVVPVDRLPCGGTDGVVTAALLTALSHAGGGKSSSSSAPTTSLAGGSRSPFEYVKDEDGRTVIRVTEEFIVRAVTGGGGKPRDRDADAGGCGALCSTPELRKHYEQLVGAARGRPWSPRLDTIKERKGRRLVDVVSPGRLSPVRLLGMDKGLSS